The Stigmatella aurantiaca DW4/3-1 genome contains the following window.
GGTGGTGCGGACTCCGTCGCCGTTTCAGGGCGTCGCGCCCGACCTGCTGCGCGTCGGCAGCCTGGAGGTTCAGTGGTCATTTGGAGCCCTGCTGAGCAAATCACCGCGGGTGGAGCGGGTGACGGCGCGAGACGTCGCCCTGGCCCTGGTAGCCGACGAGGCAGGGCTCACGTCTTTCTCCGGGTTGATGGGGCCGGCAGCCCCTGAGCCACCGCCCGTCAAGCCGCCCCTCGGAGCCTCTCAGCAGGTGGCTGCATTCCTGGCCTCCGCGCCCCCCTTCGGAAAGGCCGAGATATCGGGCGTGTCGTTGAGCTTCACCCGCGTTCGGAGCGGTGAAGTGCTCGAGCGCTGGTCCTTGGGTGGGCTCGCCGTCACGGTCGAAGCCAAGCATCAGGACGATGGATGGAAGCTCCTTGCCACTACGGGTCAGACCGGTGCGCCGCTTCCCGTGGAGTTGGTCCGTGAAGGTTCAGCCCATCCGCCGGCCCAGGCCTCGTTGGAGCTGATCTTCTCGGCGGAGGCTGGAGCCTCGGCCGCCCGCACGCGGGTGGATCTCGACATCGCGCGGCAAACGTTCGATCCGCAGTTCACAGTCCGCTCGCTGCTGCACGGCACGGCCTCGGCGAGGTTCGATGGCGAGAAGCGGCACATCACCATCGAGTTGGACCGCACGCAGCTCACCGACAGCGCCGAGGTACAGGCCCGCCTGGTGCTTCCGGATGCGGCGGAGGCTCCTCCCGTCGTGACGCGGGCCTTGGTGGATGTGGAGCTTGGACGGCTGCTGCAGTGGCTCCCCGCCGAGTGGCGGCTGTTCTCACTCGAGCGCGGCAAGGTGCACTTGGACGCTCAGGAGCTCACCCTCAGCGCCCTCCCGCAGCTGGGAGCCCAGGGCAGACTCGGGCTGGACGTCGACGTCGCGGCGCTCCAGCTTGCTCACGGCGATTCCCGGGTGGCACTCGACAGTGGACGCATCTCCTGGGTGGCAGCCCCTGATCCCCACCAGGGGCTGTCCACTCAGCTCGCATTCGCGCTTCAGAGGCTCGATGTCGGAGGGCCCACCACGCTTCTCGTTCCGAAGGTCTCCGGTGAATTGAAGGGGCAGCAACTGCGGCCAGACCCCTCATCGCCCATCAAGGTCGCTGGGGATGCCGTTCTGTCCGGAAAGGTGGACGCATTGGACGTCCGTGCAGCCGGGATCCGCGCGACGGCTGAACGTCTGGGCTTCCAGCTCCAAGCGCCCCTGACGGGCGAGCCGCCCTTCGCACTGAAAGCGGACGTGCCCATCGGGGCGCTCCGGGTGGTCATGGCGGATGGACGCGAGGTGCTGAAGGGCCCCGTGCACGTGAAGCTCGACGTGTCGAAGGCCTTCCCTCAGATGGAGGAGCCACGGCTAAGCCGGGCCCGCGCCCGTCTGGAGCTCGACGTGGGCACGGTGCACGCGTCGCTGGATGCCACCAAAGGGGCCGACGATGTGGCGTACACCCTGTCCCTCCAGACCCCGGACCTCGTGGCCGCCCGGCCCTTCATTCCCGAGTCTGTCGCCGCACGGGTCCCTTGGAAGCACCTGGCCGTGAATCTGGCATCCACGGGCAGACTGGCGGGGCTCTTCTCTCCCTCGCCCCGGCTGGAGCATCGGACGGAGCTGCGCCTGCAGCGGCCAGGATGGGACGACGTGTCGGCCGGCAACATCGCCGCCGTGATGAGCTCGCAAGGAGATGCTTGGCGGCACAAGGGTGAACTGGACCTTCAGATCGAAGGCCTGCGCATCGGTGAGACCGAGGCGGGTTCTCAACACCAGACCCTGACGCTGGACCTCGATCGCCGCAAACCATCGCTGCGGCTGGGGCTCCAAAGCCATGCAGGGTTGAAGATGCCACTCGATGCCGCGTTGGCGTTCGACCGGAAGGCCCGCGCGCTTCGCTTGGATGTGAAGGGAGAGCTTCCCCCCCTCGGAGCACTGTCACCGCTCCTGGCCAAGGCTCAGATGCCCGCGGAGCTGGATACCTCGCGGCTCGCGCTGAACATCGAGCTGCAGGGCACGCTGCTCGGCGCGATCACGGACATCGCACCGGACGGAACCCTGAGTCTGGCCCCCGATCCTCGGCGGACTGCCAGCTTCGAGGGAAAGGCGGTGGTGGACGCACGCGGCATCCGCTGGAGGCAGGAGGGCTTGTCGATCAACCTTCCCGCGCTGCGCTGGCAGGTCGAGTCGGACGTCGATGGGCCCCATCGAAGCGTCCACAGCCACCTGACGGTGGAGAGACTCTCCCTGGGCCTGAGCGATCGCCGGCTGACCTTCGCTGACCTGGCGAGCGACACCACCGCCACGTTCACCGGCCAGTGGGAAGCGGGCGAGATCGAACTGAAGCAACTGTTGAAGGCCCGCTCCCTCGAGCAGAAGCCCGCGCTGCCGTATCCGGTTCAGGACCTGGAGGGGTCGTTCTCCGTCCGCTGGAAGCCCCATGGCGTCATTCACATTCCCGACCTTTCCCTGTCCCATGCAGGGACCCAGACCTTGCTGAAAGCCAGAGGCCGGCTCGATCTCAGCGACAACGGGCGCCGTCTGGCGGTGCAGGGGTCGCTGGAGCAAGACCTGTCCAAGCTCGCGCAGCCTGGCCTCCTCGAGAGCAGCGGCAAGGCCACGGTCGAGTTCCGGGTGGCTTCGCCCGACCTGGTGGTCTTCCGAACCCTCTCCAACCTGCTCCTCCAGAACGTGAATGTGCGGCTGCCCGAGTCGGGGATCGCCATCGAAGCCCTCGATGGCAACGTGCCGGTGAATGGGAACGTGGAGCTGACCGGGAGCGGGGTGCGGCTGCTGAGCGACATTGATACGAACCCATACTCGATGCTTCGTTTTGCCGACCAGCATCCCTTGCTCACGCGCAGCAGCTTCATGTCCGCGAGCAGCATCATCACGCCGTTCGTCTCCATCGCGCCCCTGGCTGGAAACCTGTCCATCAACCAGAGCGTGGTGTCCATGAGCCAGTTGGAGATGGGCGTCCGCGGTGGGCGCATCACCGGACAGTGCGTGCTGGACTGGCAGGGGAAGCACTCCCTCCTGGAGGCTCACGTGCGGGCGACCGGCGTGAGATCGTCCCGGGGAGAGCCCTTCGACGGAAATGCCGCCGTGGTCATCTCCGGCAAGGATCGCAGCATCAACGGGCGCGCGGAGATCCTGCGCATCGGCAACCGCCACCTGCTCGATCTGCTCGATCTCGAGGATCCGCACCATGCCGATCCCGCCACCAACCGTGTCCGCTACGCGTTGGGGCTGGGCTACCCGAAGCACGTGCGGGTGAGCTTCAACCACGGCTTCGGCCGCCTGGCCATCACCATGGGCGGCCCGGCCAGTCTGCTCAGCATCGATGAGATCCGGGGCATCCCCATGGGCCCCATCATCGACCGCGTCATCAACTCCCTGTCGCTTCCGGAGGCCACACCATGAAACACCGCGGGTTGCTGCTGCTTGCCGCCCTCGCCGCTCCCGGGTGCATCCGCGCTCCGGAGATCGTCATGGTCGATCGCGCGACAGCGCTCGAAGAACAGGCCTCGGGATCGTTCCAGGACATGGAGCGGCGGCTTGCTCGCTCGGGCATGAGCCCGGCGCCGGTGCCGCTCACGCCCAACCAACTGGAGGAGCTGGGGCTCCAACCCACGCCGTTGGTCGAGAACATGGGAAAGACTCAGGCGGACCGCGTCGACGATCTGCTGCGGCGCCACTGCGTGGGAGAGGCGCGGGACGGGCTGCTCGTGGACACCCGGCGCAGTTGTCAGGCCGGACGCCTATCGGCGGATGACGTCGCCCTGGTGGAGCGAGTGAACCGGGCCCGGCTGCAGCTCTGGCATTGGATGCAGACGCTCCGCCCCGGCGTGCCAGAAGAGTCCCTGAGGCAGAGTTGGCGGCAGTTCCATGCGGAAGGGGTGGTCTGCGGTGGCTGGGTCGAGTCCGATGATGGCACCTGGGGAGAAAAGAAGTGCTGACGTTTCGTGGCGGGCTCTTCCTGGCCCTGGCCGTTCTCCTGACGTGCGCCGCCTGGG
Protein-coding sequences here:
- a CDS encoding DUF1318 domain-containing protein; the encoded protein is MKHRGLLLLAALAAPGCIRAPEIVMVDRATALEEQASGSFQDMERRLARSGMSPAPVPLTPNQLEELGLQPTPLVENMGKTQADRVDDLLRRHCVGEARDGLLVDTRRSCQAGRLSADDVALVERVNRARLQLWHWMQTLRPGVPEESLRQSWRQFHAEGVVCGGWVESDDGTWGEKKC